The following nucleotide sequence is from Sander vitreus isolate 19-12246 chromosome 11, sanVit1, whole genome shotgun sequence.
GTGATCATGTCTATATCATTAAGTCATACCCATGGGTAGCTTTGTCTTTATCCAGTCATGTGTGACTTGGCTTTATGGTATTGTTTGCAACATTTTACAAAGCATGCTCTCATTTCCAGTTAAGTGGACTGCATTCGCTTTGTTTCTAGACAATATAATATTTTAGGTTTTATAACCGCTTAAATCTGcattttcataaaaagtcatttattttcctCTGTTAAGAGGAGGTTTGTGTGCATTTAAGTGGTTTCTCTCAGTTTCAGGGTTTGGATCTGGATTTTTGAGATGAACTGGAATAACGCAGGTAAATAACTCACTTGTTGTAACCctcttttacacttttactgaCACCCCATCCCCACCCTTATGGTTAACTTTCTTTATTGCATTTTAAGGATCAGAAATTGACATCAAGTGTATAGAAACTGAATGAGTATATGATGAGATTGCCACCCCTTGTCTTTGACTAGGAAACCAGTTTCCCCCAGGCTCAGGCTTTTATCCTCAGCCAATGCCAGGAGGATACTATCCTCAATATCCACCAGGCACTGTCTGCCCTCCTCAGCCTTGGGGTGCACCTGGGTACGGTCCTGTAGCCCCACCTTATGGAGGGTATGGACCTGGCTATGAGCCCTGGCAGGGACATGGGCATGGACATCATGGACATCATGGACATCATGGTCATCATGGTCATCATCATGGACATGGCCACTAACACAAGCATGGTCACAGGCatggaaacattttaaatgtaaatacaaacatttacagttttaggaattgtatttttttcaacaagttattatatatattaagtTATGTTATtactgttatgttatgttattaagtgtgtgtgtgtgtgtgtgtatatatatatatatatatatatatatatatatatatatatatatatatatatatatatatatatatatatatatatatatatatgtactttTATCACTGGAACATGTCCTGATGTTACCTTCATGGTTAAGGTTTGCTAAAGTTTAGGCATCACTTGGTTAAACATAATGAAAGACCACCATAATGTGGCAACAATGAAtatttgttataataataacGATGGCTCAAATGACTATATGCAATGTGAAAGGTGTCCCTTTACAGCTCTCTACAAACCAACTTGTGGTTGTAGTTTAAGGTTTGGAGGCCCAAACCAAAACACCAATAGGAGATCAGCAAACCAAGTTATtctaaaatagaaaatgaaaaggcagtgaataaaatgttttcttaaggtcctatattatgctcatttttctTAGGCGGTGTCCTCATTTAGGATCCTAGAGgcacatttctctgtggattcagcgttttgatactttcaccggttttttttcagtaactCGACCTGCTTTGTgttaaaaaagacatggaaatatcACTTTTCAATAAGggacctatttttttttaaataacttcctAGATCCAAAAAAATATTCATCATTCAGACACACTAATGAAACTGAATTGATTATTCACTCATCAcattattaatttcttacagTGTTTTTGATGATATCATTCAATTATGAAGTCATATCTTAAATAATGACCTGTTTAACACGTCATCATGAATAAAAAGACTATGTTTGTTCCTGCTGTAGTACTCCAGCAGCTCCTGCAGCAGTGACTCAGACTAGACCAAGATGAAGGAAACAAGACAAGTTGCCACCGGGAATTCTTCACCCTGCTACCTTACAGTAGATTATAATAAACagtttgtttgattttaaatgttgggattataaacacaacacaaggtTTTTTGAAAGCTGTTAAAGTCAGGTTCAGCTGTTACATATTATGAAGTGTTTAGCCAATGTATTTGAAAATAGAAGTAATGTATTGTAGTAATGTATTAGCTTCGGCAGTAGTCAGTGTGTGACAGGGGGTATGTTTTTGATGTGTTAGACAATGATTGTAATTGTTCCCTTGTGgtaaacaacataaaacaggTTTCTGTTATTCATAAAAGCATGTCATCCCTGCAATGCCCTGCCTCTTTATTCCCTATTCCATTTGACCTCATAGTTTCCACTACTCGGTGTGTGTTTTCTATCAGTGTGTATTAATATTATCTTTATTTAGCCAGGGAGTGTTGAATTAAGACCTTTGTTCTGCAGTGTTTTTGACTAGTACTGACACACCCTGTTGCTCTCCACTACATTCACATCAACCCAATTTGGGCAGGAAACTGCAACTGCTGCTTCTACTGTACTGCCTCATGTGGACACAAATGTTCCAAACATGCTGCAACTCAGTGGAGTTATGTACAGTGGGTAATATAGTATTAACTGATGTCATGTTTAAACTTGGACATATTGTGTTCCAACTTATGAGAGTTATCCACATAATAATACTGGTTAAGCTGTGATATGTGCAGGTAGTCAGCTTATAAAAAACAAGATCTCaagatcaaaatgtattcaaagtAATATGACATATGCAAATGATCAAAACATCTCTCATGGCTCGTCAAAAGGATCAGTTGTAAACAAAAAATTTAAACAGAAAAGTACAACAAAATTTAGATTTTGGACCTCTGCgccaaagaaaaaatatatggGCACgcgctctaccagctgagctaccGGGCACCATTGATTTTTAGGTGTGGTTATCCATATCTTTTATGTATTGAGTTTGACTGTATGTTAAAGattatacaaaaacacacacgcacacacacaggtgtcaCAAAGCAGAAAAGCTTGTGATGGGAGTTCAGGCACCGCCCACAGTGAGGGAAAGTTGATAAGGTTGACTGCACATATAGAGGAGCAGCAGGTGACGGCTGTGTCTGTGGATCTGCTCTCCAGCACACAGTAAGTTCACCTCTAAAACTCTGCTGAGGACTTGCAGCTCTCTACGGTTCTTAAAACAGATACATGATTGTACATGTGTGGTAAAAGACGAActgtgttgatttgtttaaagtgTTCTTTTTTGCTTTCAGGATCTAACCTACGGTTTCAAAATGTACGGACAGAACCAAGGTAAATCACTCAACCACCTCCAATTATAATGAATGTGCTTTACATATTTGATAATCACCTTTGCTATGTATTAACTAACTGATTTCTCTTTTCTTGTTATGTTTAGGAAACCAGTACCCTCCTGGTTATCCAAACAATCCTCAGCAGATGCCAGGGGGATACCCTCAATATCCTCCAGGCACTGTCCCACGACCAAACTACCCTCCTCAGCCCTACGGTCCACACGGAGGCCAACAGGGACACGGACCTGGACCTGGTTATGGTCAGGGCCAAGGACAGGGACATGGACCTGGACCTGGTTATGGTCAGGGCCAAGGACAGGGACACGGACCTGGACCTGGTTATGGTCAGGGCCAAGGACAGGGATATGGACCTGGACCTGGTTATGGAAACGGCCAAGGACAGGGATATGGACCTGGACCTGGTTATGGAAACGGCCAAGGACAGGGATATGGACCTGGACCTGGTTATGGAAACGGCCAAAGACATGGACCAGGCCATGGACACGGCCACAAGCACAAGCACAGGCACAGGCATGGTCACAGGCATGAGCGATGTCACAAGAAAGGAAATCACTCTCGGGGGGTAAGATTCTGTCATTTTCTCAAATATGATTCTTCCATGTTGGTTTGTTTGCTCCAGAAATTAGATTGTATTTAGAAttcaaactgtgaaaaatacaacaaaagttGCAATAATGTCAACTAATCACAGAGATGCTGTagattggtccagtattagcAAATGATTCCAAATCTTTTACACTGAATGGCAGACTATCATTTTTATGTTCTCAAATGTAAGTATGTAGACACAACGGCTATAATTTAAGTTTGATATTGTTTTGTAGATGATTGAAGTGATTCACTGATGTCTGTGGTATGTTTATCCCTTCTGTAGTCCTCCAGCAGCTCCTGCAGCAGCGACTCGGACTAGAGAAAGATTCCTGGAATAGGAGGAGGAACGAGACAAGATGGCACCTGGAAACCTTCATCCTGCTACTAAATATTATAATCAATATGTTACTGCCTAAATGTTTATTCACATGTAGTCCTTAACAAATGATTTCTATCGAACACCTGCATTTATACTAAAAAGTATTCAGAGTCTCTGACTCTCTCCTGACACCATCCAGGATCCAACAATGCTGGATGTTTGAAAATGATTTTAGATTAGCCATGTTATGACCTGGTGACTTGATATGATGCAATTAGACTTTTCTTGTTATACGAGACACATTTCAGACATTGTATCCATGATTGTTTGTGAGAAACAAAGTGCTTTCTGTGTATGATACAGCTAGTAAAGCAACAATGCAAtgtcttgcttttttatttgattttgtctCCATTCTTCTTATTTGGTACTCTGGCTAATGTTAAGGTGTGCTCTTTATTTGCCATGGGAAGGTCGACGTCACACCCTGAAACTGCCAGTGCAGTCACCCTAATCTCATTTTGATAGCCTGTGCAATCAAACACTTGTACATGTTGATATCCACCCTTGCCACCATTTCTTGATCttgaatttaaaaatgttataaacTTGCACAGTATTTGCAGTAAGTGGTGAAAGAGCCTACattcagatccttcacttaGTAAAAGTAGCAGTTAAAGTATAGTTTAGTATAGCATATTATAGTAGGCTATAATATTATAAATGTACTTatgtaatattaaaataatagtaCTCATCATGGCCCCTGTCAAAATGTTGTTATATTATTGGAATATTATCACTGATGCATTACTGTGTTAgcaacattttaatgttgtagctgaTGGAGGCAAAGCTCATTTAACTAGCTACGTCATATACTTTTAGGAAGCgaaaaaagagagaacattTTCCTGTGAAATGTAGTGGGGTAAAATGGAATACTCAAGTTAAGTGCAAGTAGACTACCTCCAAAAGCTAAGTACAGTAATTGAATAAATGCATTGTTTTTCCAGAGGAGTGgacaaagaaaatataaatagtgaaaaaaatatattttaagaaCACAGGCGTGAGGGTGTCTCCTCTGCACAGTAGGTGGCAGTGTGGCAGAAACACAGCGCAGACTAAATCTCCCTCGGTGGTGCGTACTCCCACCATGACGTCACCACAACGACCAATCAGGGGTACCTCGGTGTCTCTTTCAGGAAGTTAACGCAGAAAAAGCAAGGGGGGTAAGCAAGGGGGTAAACGAGCATCCTATGAGGAtattctgaggctaacaagccatcacctcccgttagcatcccattgactgccattcattttggcgtcactttgacagtgaataactttacatctgaagcgtttaaagactctctactatttgtccattgttcatttctaaagaaacacgacaatgtataaaaggctccattaccttgtatctcatgttatggccCCATAGcagccgtttttgtaaaaataagctaacgattgtgtcataaccacacgactttctgtcgcacagtagagaaattatcgtacagtcaggagaagcttgcaggcaatCGGGGGAGGGGGGtatggtggccgacaggggcaaatgccctgcaacttaagaaaacacgcaaatagacaaaacacaagcaaattaagaaaacagcttaattaatttgacaacacatgtgcagcattcagcaaacgcgctgcaaatacacacaacacaaccaaatacataaacacactgcaaatacacacaacacaaccaaatacataaacacactgcaaatacacacaacacaaccaaatacataaacacactgcaaatacacacaacacaaccaaatacataaacacactgcaaatacacacaacacaaccaaatatataaacacactgcaaaatacacacaacacaaccaaatacataaacacactgcaaatacacacaacacaaccaaatacataaacacactgcaaatacacacaacacaaccaaatatataaacacactgcaaaatacacacaacacaaccaaatatataaacacactgcaaatacacacaacacaaccaaatacataaacgcactgcaaatatacacaaccaattacataaacgcgctgcaaatacacacaacacaaccaaatacataaacacactgcaaatacacacaacacaaccaaatacataaacgcactgcaaatatacacaaccaattacataaacgcgctgcaaatacacacaacacaaccaaatacataaacacgctgcaaatatgaaacgatgcaaaaagaaaagcacacaaacccagaaaacaaatgcaacaaaaaaccgcagcatccagattacacaacggaagtactccagacctctagagggggcagctaagtggaacagctggatttatgaccccacggggagagagagagagagagagagagagagagagagagagagagaaatattaagtctatgtttgagatatgttttctctcgtttggtggctgtgtctcggctcaggtcacaggtgatactcaaatcagcagagacgtctgtaaactcgtggtaataaaacatttaaaactgcatcagcgtttaacgttgacgtttgtttaagccatattacatgagagggtttatcttcgaggtccgaaaggtgcattactgaagtataggcctcctcaagtgtaatattgtgattattcAACAACGGTtatcaacaaaataagtgatcaatctgtattgatattgtggagcaattcgctcttgaaatacaaaaaacagacaggctttatagtccctccctgcttagtaaaccagccaatttaccgtgggatttatcaatctgaataaatcccgctcgcacatataaacacaaaactgctttgctaactccaacgtgttgtaagtaagacatctgctgagaaagttattgtattcattagcatgattgccatactgtttagttcacaaacacaccatagtacaaacacatagcggaccagacgcaagcttttattttgaaaagccgaagctcgggggcatagactttatattattaatatattatgttattaataataatatgaatttaatatacagtctatggagttctccaggctgcagccatacccgactctaataaaaaggcagagcgctctctccccatgGGGTtgtaaatccagctgttccactagctgccccctctagaggtctggagaacttccattgtgtaatctggatgctgcgggGGGGTTTTCGCTTCAGCGACATTCTTACGACTTCATTGACAGTGACATTCTTACCTGACAACAGCcgtttctttctgcaagcattttccaccaatcaggacgctgcatactacaaccatgtttcctaatcacagactttaaccatcactcctcagtgaactgcctcctagtctgagatctttttctacttaaagagccagttatcattatggagtttccatgttttttaggagtttgctcacactaatatgtaaaaataaaaaatatatacatatagcattaattcagcaagaaagtgaacatttcaaacaagaataggcgtattaggtataaattaattttattttctttatttgaaagtctggcccccggagtgtctgcttagaaaaatTCTGGCtcttggaaaaatgtagttgatgacccctgccatagagagtccatgaaagcatcggaacaaaatatttcagcaacgttttgctCTTGCTCCTACGCTCATGGACAGCTCTTACCTACGccctccatctctgcaagattcagaatgattgagatttctcttggcacagctaccagaagacttacaaccatcagacaggttgctcacgtcacatttacgtcagcaagctcagtttgaggctgcgcagtacgctcagccatcaccggaaaagtgcttctaattgacttcactggtctccgtcgaagtctatggcgtcgttgtgtccatttctttcactgtctataAGAAAAAGTTCAGAGGAAAGAGCAAAGAAGCTGTAGCTAAAAGTGCAGCCACAGGACAAAAGTCAAAGATAATAATGTCCAAGCAATGCAATTCCTATAATCTTTACAGCACaactttgtacttttttttttcctagacTCACAAAAAAATGCAGATTCATAACAGTTTGCAACATGTCATTCTTTTCATGTCAAAAATTCAAATTCCTCTGTCAGCCAAGTATTGGAAGCAGAATTAAAAGTGGACCAGTTTTTATATTGCATTTGAACTAGTATCAGCCGGCATTGTTAGCGTGCCAGTGTATGGATGCAGTGTTCTCTCCAAGTACCTGTTATATCTGCTGGAACTCTCTTCTTTCATTTACGTCTTAATACTAAAGGCTGTTTTTCAGCTTTAGGTTGCCGTCACTCCTGGCACATCACACATGTTACTGTATCATTGATTCTGGAGTTTCAGCTAGCAGTTTGCCAGTGAGTCAACCTACACTTCCAcataatgttagacctacctgctGCCTTCCCccgtctttcctgatccaccatcctcacacctgaatgaaatgaactcactgttaaatatagcagcctaaattcaattcttaaatcagcctagtgatggcatcagataagacaactattatgcagtaaggttgtgctgctgttgaaattacattcacattttgtattttaaatatttatatattgttttcatatttatttatttttcttcttgtcatgtattgtgcatgctaccttatatttaccaattgttattttaccttaataaaattaagatatgtcatgcatgggattggtaccatagggtttaaccaaaatctaaatgtagctatcagcaacattggtttgcattaagctagctgtaaaccccactttagctgctagtgttagcaaacactagcttgtctgagaacagtctgttaacatgaatatttgcaagcctcaaAGTTtggcaaatctatgcatgattcaatgaaaaaccagagttatagcattaggtatgttttccagattcttgtcatttattgtacatgctaccttatatttatcagtttttagctcagcaaccttggttttgcatattgtaagctagccgtaaaccccactttagctgctagtgttagcaaacactagctagtcaacggtctgttaacatgaatatttgcaagcctccaagtttggtagcaaatctatgcatgattccatggtaaacccccatttagctgctacattcccagtgttagcaaacgctagctagtctgttaacattaatatagtctccaagcacagacgtcacactttaaatcctacctgtttcttctcaccatccacttatttaactgctgtcgcatccctggacatgttatctcctttttcctctttctttttctatttttagccccaacacctgttttgctttgctctttttccatagacggcaacttactactcgtacgctcgtacctgctcactcagcgcCCACGGCGCCCACCCGCTTAGTTTGACATTGTCAATGTCACAAGGTTATTGAGAGTTGGATAGATTTGCTCAAAAACCTTTTCAAGACTTGTTAACAGTTACATACTTGTACTCTGTACAAAAGCCCTTTTACAAACTATATACATAAGAATGTAATTACGCACCTAACTTTCTGAAAAAACAATCCTATGGTTTCATGGAATTGGATaccaaaagacacacacaaaattatTTCTAATGATACAGTCATTAGAGCTGTAATTGGGCCCTAAAAGTTCGGCctgacaaggcccgagcccgacaagtacgtatttattgacagctttttaaaagcctgagCCCATTTACAGcctgacattattcaaatgtgcgcacgtaCACAGCTCTTTgacttttgtcaagaatgagtcatttatacatttttaacatcttttattcatgactaacgtaggttataggctagcctagaaatcttaGACACACCCTAGCgtcagcaaatgtaatttgcagccaggggggttctaggcactctccgttgagctgcgagctggaaaaacaaaaattctggtcaggccaatcacatcgtgtgtagggtcggtgggcgggcttatggctgctgctgcgaaacagcggtcttctggaagacttggagttaagcttttcttttgagaaaagaacaaagaacggcactgaagtcattctttaaaaaaggaagatgtgttcggagttttgccgaccggatacggccaaagtttaatctatcaactagcttcgctaccttcttcgttgctcgtCCTGGTTGTAGCACTATCTTATTgcatgcagagggaatttgaaagacaactgtttatcccgcccctcagattgagttGGGTCTGGCTTATCAGGCTAGCTATAGGCCACTtagaagttggaacaaagaaataaaataagtcctccagaggccagcctccgtttcacctcctcagcatccattttccgCGTTAATCGAAACgtatcacctgaccgctcatttaaatttaaatttcttGGAGCTTCTGTTTTGAAAATCTAAACCTAAAACCCAAAATAATGCAGAAACCCATTCCAGATAGCAGCACATGACATTAACACAGGATTTGTTTTTGATGAAAATGTTCGTTAAATTCGTTCCTTTTTGTGATTCTAGAAATGGGAAAATGACAATGAGACTGACATTGTGATCGTCAGAGGAGCAGGTGGGAAAGCCTTTTGTGCTGGTGGAGACATCAGAGGTAAGCAGAAGCTTTGAAGGATCAACCACTAGGGGTCTGTGTAGCCTAAGTTTGGGCCTCTCACTAATTCAGATCACAGAGGTTACCAGTTTCTCTAAAAGCTTGATAAACCCAGATGtgttatgttaaaacacttatcGTTGTTCTAAAGGTATTTCCACAATCACCGAAGACTCTTCTAATCATGTGGATACAAAAATAACtgaacaataaaaactaaaaaagagtCGCCACCTGGGAAATGGGTTTTAAATCTTTATGTATGGGTACCTATTAAGTTATAGTCCCAGgaccattttatttatacattcatttatttattattttacacactttattttatttttcaaggaACATGCAGGGAATCATATATTGCCCTTATTGAAGGAATAACAATGGGTGGAATTATTGGTTTCACTGTTGTAAATAGTAAATATTTCTATTTGGTGAGACTCTATCACAGCTTGCTACATACTACAAAATATATGATAAGTTCAAGAATCCAGTAGTAAACTGGGTTCACATAAAAATACTTGCTGTTCTTGCTGGTAGACGTACGCTTTACCCAGTATCGGTTATACCAAAGGTTAACTCCAAAAAGTGGGAAAACGTCCATTCCAGAAATGATAGGGTCAGTGTTTATAATGAGATGTAATG
It contains:
- the LOC144526015 gene encoding uncharacterized protein LOC144526015, which encodes MYGQNQGNQYPPGYPNNPQQMPGGYPQYPPGTVPRPNYPPQPYGPHGGQQGHGPGPGYGQGQGQGHGPGPGYGQGQGQGHGPGPGYGQGQGQGYGPGPGYGNGQGQGYGPGPGYGNGQGQGYGPGPGYGNGQRHGPGHGHGHKHKHRHRHGHRHERCHKKGNHSRGSSSSSCSSDSD